A genomic segment from Pyrodictium occultum encodes:
- a CDS encoding M28 family peptidase: MAVGEGLPARLRNTVERLYILGEAPAGTRAERLLAGEVRDLLQGVGADARLLPVPVAAWSDEGSLVAGCGFEAEAAAWPGSLGGEAEGEAVVLREPDAPLPESLEGRVLVAELPRDPDRALALYRSAARRGAAAIVFYDWLPGRLRRIVVTEAPLSLGTAGLAGAPAVHVRREDASRLLGCRRLRVVHGGRMWRSYGYIVEAVIEGGADGPEVMITAHHDHWLGGANDNLAGVAGVLALAELLAKRLRGAGGRVRVVSFTAEEFGDPGLPGWYWAYGSRFYVDSLRSMGLLDEVLAALNLDVAASPGVRIHATPLLAGLLLELAGRLGLGLDATGYDTTDSDSFSFSMQGIEAATLMGYDEWLEYYHSSLDSPERLNYGVLERGVRLYAEAAAELLRRGWESFRYTDYARSMLERLSSTPVLAAVLYKLYRATRAAEERRLHRVLARAYRVVNQVLWTAVYGERPDGSFWLDAGLVLEPLQRDLADLNALRKTLERGGCEEALTLARDMDVARVTAGGEALPAPGGLLASFRGGCDRLARAVEAAGEALRTAYWRLAWRAAERLEEAYRIVEEALEGADH, from the coding sequence GTGGCTGTGGGAGAAGGGCTGCCGGCTAGGCTCCGGAATACTGTGGAGAGACTCTACATCCTCGGCGAGGCTCCTGCCGGCACCAGGGCGGAGCGGCTCCTGGCCGGGGAGGTAAGGGACCTCCTGCAAGGCGTAGGGGCTGACGCGAGGCTGCTACCAGTCCCGGTAGCCGCCTGGAGCGATGAGGGCTCCCTGGTGGCTGGCTGCGGCTTCGAGGCTGAGGCGGCTGCGTGGCCCGGCAGCCTCGGGGGCGAGGCCGAGGGGGAGGCAGTGGTACTCCGGGAGCCTGACGCCCCGCTCCCGGAGAGCCTGGAAGGCAGGGTTCTCGTGGCCGAGCTGCCACGGGATCCCGATAGGGCGCTCGCCCTCTACCGCTCAGCGGCCAGGCGCGGAGCCGCGGCCATAGTCTTCTACGACTGGCTGCCGGGGAGGCTCCGTAGGATAGTCGTGACCGAGGCCCCGCTGTCCCTGGGCACGGCCGGGCTTGCGGGAGCGCCTGCAGTCCATGTTAGACGGGAGGACGCCTCCAGGCTCCTCGGCTGCAGGAGGCTCCGCGTCGTCCACGGCGGCAGAATGTGGAGGAGCTACGGCTACATCGTGGAGGCCGTCATCGAGGGCGGCGCCGACGGTCCGGAGGTAATGATTACCGCGCACCACGACCACTGGCTTGGCGGCGCCAACGACAACCTTGCAGGCGTGGCTGGGGTCCTGGCTCTGGCAGAGCTTCTCGCCAAGCGTCTCCGCGGCGCCGGGGGGCGTGTGAGGGTTGTGAGCTTCACTGCCGAGGAGTTCGGGGACCCGGGGCTCCCGGGCTGGTACTGGGCCTACGGCTCGAGGTTCTACGTTGACTCGCTCCGCTCTATGGGCCTGCTGGACGAGGTTCTCGCCGCGCTCAACCTCGACGTGGCGGCTTCGCCGGGGGTGCGGATACATGCAACCCCGCTGCTTGCCGGGCTTCTCCTGGAGCTGGCGGGCCGCCTGGGCCTGGGGCTAGACGCCACGGGCTACGATACAACTGATTCGGACAGCTTTAGCTTCTCAATGCAGGGGATAGAGGCAGCCACGCTCATGGGGTATGATGAGTGGCTCGAGTACTACCATAGTAGCCTCGATTCACCAGAGAGGCTCAACTATGGCGTGCTCGAGCGGGGGGTGAGGCTCTATGCTGAGGCTGCGGCCGAGCTGCTGAGGAGAGGATGGGAGAGCTTCCGCTACACGGACTACGCTAGGAGCATGCTAGAGCGGCTGAGCAGCACGCCAGTGCTGGCTGCAGTGCTCTACAAGCTCTATCGGGCGACCAGGGCTGCCGAGGAGAGGAGGCTCCACAGGGTGCTGGCTAGGGCGTATAGGGTAGTGAACCAGGTGCTCTGGACAGCCGTGTACGGCGAGAGGCCGGACGGCTCCTTCTGGCTTGACGCGGGGCTTGTCCTGGAGCCTCTCCAGCGCGATCTAGCCGATCTTAACGCCCTAAGGAAGACGTTGGAAAGGGGAGGCTGCGAGGAGGCGCTGACACTAGCAAGGGATATGGACGTTGCCCGCGTAACCGCGGGGGGCGAGGCGCTGCCCGCGCCAGGCGGGCTGCTGGCCAGCTTCCGGGGCGGCTGCGACAGGCTGGCCAGGGCCGTGGAGGCGGCTGGAGAGGCTCTACGCACTGCCTACTGGAGGCTGGCCTGGCGGGCTGCCGAGAGGCTTGAGGAGGCCTACAGGATTGTGGAGGAGGCGCTCGAGGGAGCGGATCACTAG
- a CDS encoding N-glycosylase/DNA lyase, whose amino-acid sequence MCGALDLAWEPGSGAAALAITVNVHRVKALASVLREAPASAIDVIELNDPQYHAVKKLVSIHGEAAVALAAANALISYRLSMPGEKYWMEFAGWASKRPRPGSGRELVTEMKEFLAESRGNRMVGLQKARRLERALPALEKLLREPRKYSNLGLLVRELAGALGARLEEKTIVFAAKMAYYAYRALGIEVSGKDDIPLPLDRRMAVLTSASGLLDAPPDRVFTRHRAEAVKAWQMVAAESGIPGIHLDAVVWLPAQGIERNLRIGLEYAREEYACKLVDYSRGVIGWGLARRVAGEILYRDPYSMHS is encoded by the coding sequence ATGTGCGGTGCCCTTGACCTAGCCTGGGAGCCCGGCAGCGGTGCCGCAGCCTTGGCCATTACGGTGAACGTTCACAGGGTAAAGGCTTTAGCCTCGGTGCTCCGAGAGGCACCGGCTTCAGCGATAGACGTGATAGAGCTGAATGACCCCCAGTACCACGCGGTGAAGAAGCTCGTATCGATCCACGGCGAGGCGGCGGTTGCGCTAGCAGCCGCTAACGCGCTGATAAGCTACCGCCTCAGCATGCCGGGCGAGAAGTACTGGATGGAGTTTGCCGGCTGGGCCTCGAAGCGGCCCCGGCCGGGTAGTGGCAGGGAGCTGGTCACAGAGATGAAGGAGTTCCTCGCCGAGAGCCGCGGAAACCGCATGGTTGGCCTACAGAAGGCTCGTAGGCTTGAGCGCGCCCTCCCCGCGCTGGAGAAGCTGCTGAGGGAGCCCAGGAAGTACAGCAATCTCGGGCTCCTTGTCCGCGAGCTGGCAGGGGCTCTCGGTGCACGCCTAGAGGAGAAGACCATAGTCTTCGCGGCCAAGATGGCCTACTACGCCTACCGGGCTCTCGGCATCGAGGTCTCCGGGAAGGACGACATACCACTGCCTCTCGACCGGAGGATGGCAGTGCTAACCTCGGCCTCGGGGCTTCTTGACGCGCCCCCCGACCGCGTGTTCACCCGGCACCGGGCCGAGGCGGTTAAGGCATGGCAGATGGTGGCCGCTGAGTCCGGCATACCGGGTATACACTTGGATGCGGTGGTCTGGCTCCCGGCGCAGGGGATAGAGAGGAACCTGCGGATAGGCCTTGAGTATGCCCGCGAGGAGTACGCCTGCAAGCTGGTAGACTATAGCAGGGGCGTGATAGGCTGGGGGCTAGCCAGGAGGGTGGCCGGCGAGATACTATATAGGGACCCGTACTCCATGCACTCCTAG
- a CDS encoding DHH family phosphoesterase: MKQRYAVVTHTDLDGVASAAIYLRLAGAEPDIDASITFTEPYKLHRVLQNIDGVDRLAIMDLGPNADTFNDLVEAVARLVESGVRVEWYDHHRWAPEWVEKLSSLGARMHVDTSTCGAGVVAKYAPAELEAEPDGVIERLARATCAADLWRWDDPLAPRLYRVVDRYHGARGDRWKREILRGFWEGSLWWPELDEALNEYLKREFSGFNDALRNVVVADMHGCRAVLVLKRPGPPNASILGNSLIDRLSADVVAIVRRRGRGISLRSRRVNVREIAFRLGGGGHPRAAGAPLKMPLRYRLLAFFWPKARLYYAKHLIEQVLEDIGGCPVTQE, encoded by the coding sequence GTGAAGCAGCGCTACGCGGTGGTGACCCACACCGATCTTGACGGAGTGGCGTCCGCCGCCATATACCTTAGGCTCGCGGGCGCGGAGCCGGATATAGATGCCAGCATCACGTTCACTGAGCCTTACAAGCTGCACCGGGTGCTACAGAACATAGACGGTGTGGATAGGCTCGCGATTATGGATCTAGGCCCTAACGCCGATACCTTCAACGATCTAGTAGAGGCCGTGGCCAGGCTCGTGGAGAGCGGGGTGAGGGTGGAGTGGTACGATCACCACCGCTGGGCGCCGGAGTGGGTGGAGAAGCTAAGCTCGCTGGGCGCGAGAATGCATGTGGACACCTCTACATGTGGAGCCGGGGTTGTGGCTAAGTACGCGCCTGCAGAGCTTGAGGCGGAGCCCGACGGGGTCATCGAGCGGCTTGCCCGGGCCACTTGTGCCGCCGACCTCTGGAGGTGGGACGACCCTCTCGCCCCCAGGCTCTACCGCGTTGTCGACCGCTATCACGGGGCGAGGGGCGACCGGTGGAAGAGGGAGATACTCCGCGGCTTCTGGGAGGGCAGCCTCTGGTGGCCTGAGCTGGACGAGGCCCTCAACGAGTACCTTAAGAGGGAGTTCAGCGGCTTCAACGATGCGCTGAGGAATGTAGTGGTAGCGGATATGCATGGCTGCCGGGCCGTGCTAGTGCTGAAGAGGCCTGGGCCCCCGAACGCCAGCATACTAGGCAACAGCCTCATCGACAGGCTCTCTGCCGACGTGGTAGCCATAGTGCGGCGCAGAGGGCGCGGTATAAGCCTGCGCTCCCGCCGAGTGAATGTGAGGGAGATAGCATTCCGGCTCGGCGGGGGAGGCCACCCAAGAGCCGCGGGGGCGCCGCTGAAGATGCCCCTCCGCTACCGGCTCCTAGCCTTCTTCTGGCCGAAGGCTAGGCTCTACTACGCGAAGCACCTCATAGAGCAGGTGCTGGAGGACATCGGCGGATGCCCTGTTACGCAGGAATAG
- a CDS encoding DUF429 domain-containing protein has product MPCYAGIDLAASPRRPTGVAIVCGGGGGRLGLESVGIAYSDHEILALIPAGRVLVAAVDAPLSLPPPGQGFRPVERRLLSMGGRLLPLSLEPMRKLAERAIRLQGLLEGKGVRVVETHPSTVLRLSGCGSHSRFYAAFGVEEPGGLSKHERDALVAALVAYCVEAGCGLEVREAGDTVYMVKPGTCISRP; this is encoded by the coding sequence ATGCCCTGTTACGCAGGAATAGACCTTGCCGCCTCGCCCCGTAGGCCCACCGGCGTCGCTATAGTCTGTGGTGGCGGCGGGGGCAGGCTCGGGCTGGAGTCGGTGGGAATAGCGTACTCCGATCACGAGATTCTAGCTCTCATCCCCGCCGGGAGGGTTCTCGTAGCCGCTGTAGATGCGCCCCTCTCCCTCCCACCCCCCGGCCAGGGCTTCCGCCCGGTGGAGCGAAGACTCCTCTCCATGGGTGGGCGACTCCTCCCCCTGAGCCTTGAGCCTATGAGGAAGCTCGCTGAGAGGGCTATACGACTCCAAGGCCTCCTTGAGGGTAAAGGCGTTAGGGTTGTGGAGACACATCCCTCGACTGTCCTCCGGCTCAGTGGCTGCGGCTCCCACAGCCGCTTCTACGCCGCCTTCGGCGTAGAGGAGCCAGGAGGCCTCTCCAAGCACGAGAGAGACGCCCTGGTTGCAGCACTTGTAGCGTACTGCGTGGAAGCGGGCTGCGGCCTCGAGGTTCGGGAGGCCGGCGACACTGTATACATGGTGAAGCCGGGCACGTGCATATCCAGGCCATGA
- a CDS encoding ferredoxin translates to MAEKKIHVWIDREQCIADMVCVSLCPDVFEMSEEDGKSQIVAKWRIDNDPAHGLVPEDLKDCVNAATEACPVSIIHWEEKEV, encoded by the coding sequence GTGGCGGAGAAGAAGATACACGTCTGGATAGACCGCGAGCAGTGCATAGCTGACATGGTATGCGTGAGCCTCTGCCCCGATGTGTTCGAGATGAGCGAGGAGGACGGCAAGTCTCAGATAGTGGCTAAGTGGCGTATAGACAACGATCCCGCCCATGGCCTCGTCCCTGAGGACCTCAAGGACTGTGTCAACGCTGCTACTGAGGCCTGCCCGGTTAGCATCATACACTGGGAGGAGAAGGAGGTCTAA
- a CDS encoding ERCC4 domain-containing protein — MGILSEQLLYPVDIIVDSREASKNRDVVEELRRRGLRVAVQALEAGDYYLLARNPRKALLVERKSVTDFANSVRDNRIWEQAKLLRQAAEKEGVRPVILLEGWLGVIEKRTRWNIAAILRILDEIVLDWGIPVIPAHSKRATIVWLAAKAKSLGKTEEKRIVRLRVEKKPPTIQERILYVAEGLAGPVLARRLLERFGTLRRIANASIRELMTVEGVGEKRAKEIYEIFNTEWKPSSENRAEKKEEKRA, encoded by the coding sequence TTGGGGATACTCTCGGAGCAGCTCCTCTACCCCGTGGACATAATCGTGGACAGCAGGGAAGCCTCGAAGAACCGGGACGTCGTGGAGGAGCTTAGGCGCAGGGGGCTGAGAGTAGCGGTCCAGGCCCTCGAGGCCGGCGACTACTACCTCCTCGCGAGGAATCCCCGGAAGGCGTTACTGGTAGAGAGGAAATCGGTCACCGACTTCGCCAACAGCGTGCGCGACAACAGGATATGGGAGCAGGCGAAGCTGCTGCGGCAGGCGGCGGAGAAGGAGGGCGTGCGCCCAGTAATCCTGCTCGAGGGCTGGCTAGGAGTCATAGAGAAGAGGACTAGATGGAACATAGCGGCAATACTGAGGATACTGGACGAGATAGTCCTAGACTGGGGTATACCCGTCATACCCGCCCATAGCAAGAGAGCCACAATAGTATGGCTCGCAGCCAAGGCTAAGAGCCTCGGCAAGACCGAGGAGAAGCGCATCGTGAGGCTAAGGGTCGAGAAGAAGCCCCCGACTATACAGGAGAGGATTCTCTACGTCGCGGAGGGGCTGGCCGGCCCAGTGCTAGCGCGCCGCCTCCTGGAGAGGTTCGGGACACTGCGCAGGATAGCGAACGCCAGCATAAGAGAGCTAATGACGGTGGAGGGTGTAGGCGAGAAACGCGCAAAGGAGATATACGAGATCTTCAACACCGAGTGGAAGCCCTCAAGCGAAAACAGGGCGGAGAAGAAGGAGGAGAAAAGGGCCTAA
- a CDS encoding LOG family protein, protein MGRQVVVAAYSGEPPAGLVEAARRLVEGLAGCEPRPAVLLGGYRGLMKVVADSAVEAGLQLAFVIPGEYEEDPYPRGSLVVRTGLGPRERSSVLVRSGDALVVLGGGVGTLAEVLLACSYGVPVFYLRGYGLPSDRFAECFAEGSIDPRVGRCIEYFDSVEELLEALCRRLGLRRG, encoded by the coding sequence ATGGGGCGCCAGGTTGTTGTTGCAGCCTATAGTGGCGAGCCTCCAGCTGGGCTTGTAGAGGCTGCAAGACGGCTCGTCGAGGGACTTGCAGGCTGTGAGCCCAGGCCTGCGGTGCTGCTTGGCGGCTACCGCGGCCTCATGAAGGTTGTAGCGGACTCCGCCGTTGAGGCTGGGCTCCAGCTAGCCTTCGTTATCCCGGGAGAGTATGAGGAGGATCCCTATCCCAGAGGCTCCTTGGTCGTGAGGACCGGGCTTGGGCCGCGGGAGAGGAGCAGCGTTCTCGTGAGGAGCGGCGACGCCCTGGTCGTGCTGGGCGGAGGCGTGGGGACCCTGGCTGAGGTGCTTCTTGCCTGCAGCTACGGGGTTCCAGTCTTCTACCTTAGAGGCTACGGGCTGCCGAGTGACAGGTTTGCCGAGTGCTTCGCCGAGGGCTCTATAGATCCCCGTGTGGGCAGGTGTATAGAGTACTTTGACTCCGTAGAAGAGCTGCTTGAGGCGCTCTGCCGGCGCCTGGGCCTCCGCCGGGGCTAG
- a CDS encoding M24 family metallopeptidase: protein MRHSLLKKLASLVEEKGGCGAVVSSEANVFYFTGFRGPGHLVYDRDSGSYTLLVPALEYLRAKHALEEEGLLGRIELAAFAPYGLPGGLELDSQGDYKLVYGRLGDIIVSMLPKGCRLLVDTDSLALYKRLASTYNVEEAGDVIADMRAVKEPWEIERMEEAAAIAEAALNTALYSIDAGVSEADIAAMIEYEMRRRGASDHSFPPIVAFGENTVYPHAEPSPRRVMGYEPQPVLIDLGAVYKGYCSDMTRTAMEGAREEFRRVAEAVHEATYTAIDAIEPGVTSHEVYEAARRVLASHGLDKYFIHSLGHGVGIEIHEKPRVSYKSETKLREGMVVTVEPGVYIPGKFGVRIEEMVLVTQRGARLLTRYPSVLW, encoded by the coding sequence ATGCGCCATTCTCTACTCAAGAAGCTAGCCAGTCTTGTCGAGGAGAAGGGGGGCTGCGGCGCTGTAGTGTCGAGCGAGGCCAATGTTTTCTACTTTACAGGGTTCCGTGGCCCAGGCCACCTGGTCTATGACAGGGATTCTGGCTCATACACGCTGCTCGTGCCGGCGCTCGAGTACCTGAGGGCTAAGCACGCGCTTGAGGAGGAGGGGCTTCTGGGGAGGATTGAGCTAGCCGCGTTCGCCCCCTACGGGCTCCCTGGAGGCCTAGAGCTCGATAGCCAGGGAGACTACAAGCTTGTCTACGGGAGGCTCGGCGATATAATAGTGTCGATGCTTCCTAAGGGCTGCCGGCTACTCGTAGACACCGACTCGCTCGCCCTATACAAGAGGCTGGCTAGTACATACAATGTCGAGGAGGCTGGGGACGTTATAGCTGATATGAGGGCTGTCAAGGAGCCGTGGGAGATAGAGAGGATGGAGGAGGCTGCGGCGATAGCTGAGGCAGCGCTCAACACAGCCCTGTACAGCATTGACGCCGGGGTCAGCGAGGCCGATATAGCAGCCATGATAGAGTATGAGATGAGGAGGAGAGGAGCCTCCGACCACTCCTTCCCGCCTATAGTGGCCTTCGGCGAGAACACCGTATACCCGCACGCCGAGCCCTCGCCGCGCAGAGTCATGGGGTACGAGCCGCAGCCGGTGCTAATAGATCTCGGTGCTGTCTACAAGGGCTACTGCAGCGATATGACACGCACCGCTATGGAGGGCGCCAGGGAGGAGTTCCGCAGGGTAGCAGAGGCGGTCCACGAGGCCACCTACACTGCCATAGACGCCATAGAGCCTGGAGTAACCTCCCACGAGGTATATGAGGCTGCACGCCGGGTACTCGCATCCCATGGGCTGGACAAGTACTTCATCCACAGCCTCGGCCACGGCGTCGGGATAGAGATACATGAGAAGCCTCGCGTATCCTACAAGAGCGAGACAAAGCTACGCGAGGGCATGGTGGTCACCGTAGAGCCTGGCGTCTACATACCAGGCAAGTTTGGTGTACGGATAGAGGAGATGGTTCTGGTAACACAGCGTGGTGCCAGGCTGCTGACGAGGTATCCCTCCGTGCTATGGTAG
- a CDS encoding DUF763 domain-containing protein → MYGVAELPLHGGHVPAWLARYMKRLAHAILAAVVELHGPDRAVKWFADPFWFQAFNNAIGMDWDSSGSTTVTIGIVKQVAREDPSLGIAVAGGKGEKAREAPLEIEEAAERLNLSSQALEELKLASRLSAKTDSVLLQDGYQLYHHAVIVSATGRWTVVQQGMNTEARMARRYHWSRPLPPVPTLEPHNAIASGRRESFVVDLTSRMSIEARNTIVDLAREGPRRVLDQIRQAYALVRGVAPLTAFQGSRPRISLEELRRYARYYRPQSRPPRHIERVLNKVYEASPRSIEELVMIEGVGPATLRSLALVAEIVYGVPVSHRDPANSPIDPFRYAYVAGGKDGVPYPFRRDHAEKVIEFLEKVVEEARIDEKARRRVLERIRRLASLLPR, encoded by the coding sequence ATGTACGGGGTCGCAGAGCTGCCCCTCCACGGCGGCCATGTGCCGGCGTGGCTTGCAAGGTACATGAAGAGGCTCGCCCACGCGATCCTGGCTGCTGTTGTAGAGTTGCACGGCCCTGATAGGGCTGTGAAGTGGTTCGCCGACCCCTTCTGGTTCCAAGCGTTCAACAATGCCATAGGCATGGACTGGGATAGCAGCGGCTCGACCACGGTAACAATAGGCATAGTGAAACAGGTTGCAAGGGAGGACCCAAGCCTAGGCATAGCGGTGGCCGGGGGCAAGGGGGAGAAGGCTAGGGAGGCGCCCCTCGAGATAGAAGAGGCTGCTGAGAGGCTCAACCTCTCCTCCCAGGCCCTGGAGGAGCTGAAGCTGGCGTCAAGGCTCTCGGCAAAAACCGACTCAGTGCTGCTCCAGGACGGCTACCAGCTCTACCACCACGCGGTGATAGTCTCTGCTACCGGGAGGTGGACCGTAGTGCAGCAGGGCATGAATACCGAGGCGCGGATGGCGCGCCGCTACCACTGGTCGAGGCCGCTGCCCCCGGTCCCGACGCTGGAGCCACATAACGCCATAGCCTCGGGGAGGAGGGAGAGCTTCGTTGTAGACCTAACCAGTAGGATGAGTATAGAGGCGCGTAATACCATAGTCGACCTGGCCAGGGAGGGGCCCAGGCGTGTACTGGATCAGATCAGGCAGGCCTACGCACTGGTCCGTGGGGTGGCGCCGCTAACCGCCTTCCAGGGCTCCCGGCCGCGCATCAGCCTGGAGGAGTTGAGGAGATACGCGAGGTATTATAGGCCCCAGAGCAGGCCTCCCCGCCACATAGAGAGGGTGCTCAACAAGGTCTACGAGGCCTCGCCAAGAAGCATAGAGGAGCTAGTCATGATAGAGGGTGTGGGCCCTGCCACGCTGCGGAGCCTTGCGCTCGTCGCAGAGATTGTGTACGGGGTGCCGGTAAGCCACAGGGACCCGGCAAATAGCCCGATAGACCCATTCCGGTACGCGTATGTGGCGGGAGGCAAAGACGGTGTCCCCTACCCCTTCCGGAGAGACCACGCGGAGAAGGTCATAGAGTTCCTCGAGAAGGTTGTGGAGGAGGCTAGGATCGATGAGAAGGCTAGAAGGAGGGTGCTCGAGCGGATTAGGAGGCTGGCGAGCCTCCTGCCGCGTTAA
- a CDS encoding 30S ribosomal protein S8e produces the protein MGVYQGNDFKKPTGGRKWPHQKVKRKYWMGRYPTYTRLAGEEVRELIRVRGGNYKVRLKRAVYANVVDPETKTTRKVKILRVLETPANPNYARANIITKGTIIETELGKAVVTSRPGQDGVVNAVLLEKRGS, from the coding sequence ATGGGCGTATACCAGGGCAACGACTTCAAGAAGCCCACTGGAGGAAGGAAGTGGCCGCACCAGAAGGTGAAGAGAAAGTACTGGATGGGTAGATACCCTACCTACACGAGGCTAGCCGGCGAGGAGGTCCGCGAACTGATAAGGGTGCGCGGCGGCAACTACAAGGTTAGGCTAAAGCGCGCTGTCTACGCCAACGTGGTCGACCCGGAGACCAAGACCACCAGGAAAGTTAAGATACTACGCGTGCTCGAGACACCGGCCAACCCGAACTACGCCCGTGCAAACATAATAACGAAGGGCACTATAATAGAGACGGAGCTCGGCAAGGCTGTAGTGACCTCCCGCCCCGGCCAGGACGGTGTAGTAAACGCGGTCCTGCTGGAGAAGCGGGGGAGCTAA
- the yjjX gene encoding inosine/xanthosine triphosphatase, translating into MVGQGACLVAVGSSNPVKVNAVRRAIRLLCLADVHGVEVESGIPSQPLGLREIVLGAVNRAVNALRKLNADYGVGVEAGVIETTIEPLELQAAAIVDREERVTIGLSQAFPVPRDWMSKLRERIELGDIASRITRRADIGERLGLIGYLTGGHVTRTDLTYNAVVMALVPRLNPSLYTQAPRVREVLVKLEKGGQSL; encoded by the coding sequence ATGGTAGGGCAGGGCGCCTGCCTGGTGGCGGTGGGCTCCTCCAACCCTGTAAAGGTGAACGCTGTGAGACGCGCCATACGCCTCCTCTGCCTAGCGGATGTGCACGGCGTGGAGGTGGAGAGCGGTATCCCTAGCCAGCCGCTGGGCCTGCGCGAGATAGTCCTAGGGGCGGTCAACCGGGCAGTGAACGCGCTGAGGAAGCTTAACGCCGACTACGGCGTGGGCGTCGAGGCAGGAGTCATAGAGACAACAATAGAGCCGCTAGAGCTGCAGGCGGCAGCTATAGTTGACAGGGAGGAGAGAGTCACAATAGGGCTGAGCCAGGCATTCCCGGTACCGAGAGACTGGATGAGCAAGCTCAGAGAGAGGATCGAACTCGGAGACATAGCATCAAGGATCACAAGACGTGCCGACATAGGCGAGAGGCTGGGCCTTATAGGCTACCTCACCGGGGGCCATGTAACGCGCACCGATCTAACCTACAACGCGGTAGTAATGGCGCTAGTGCCCAGGCTCAACCCGAGCCTCTACACGCAGGCGCCGCGCGTAAGGGAGGTCCTCGTGAAGCTGGAGAAGGGGGGACAGAGCTTATAG
- a CDS encoding RsmB/NOP family class I SAM-dependent RNA methyltransferase, with amino-acid sequence MALRIAKRHVKALVEVLEESERVKPFQVVKRRVFSKYGILGTSYDRVFTALLYKMYRLQGILDRIARERLGVEPRRLPAGLRQGARLAVVLAAFDETGDEELARAIVDGLSRLLRQRFGDRAGMIGKLYRSLLREPWSPRSRVEELELRYLLPGLLIERLQRLLGSEELERFAEAVNTRRPTLGFRVNRLKSSVDRVLRSLREAGVEAWASSRVPYHVRYRGQLDYRRFEPLAKGEVVPQDEASAAAGWLLGAEPGELIVDMCAAPGGKATHLAELSGNMARIIAVEVFTDRMDRLVELAKRTGTIASIEPVVGDATRVTYLLRGHADRVLLDPPCTSTGALAKHPEARWRLTEEGIQRQVERQRAMLLQAVEALRPGGLLLYTVCSVLPDEGEHNIIWLLERRRDVELVPLDGPYDPSPLLPGTMRAWPHRHDTAGFFYALLRKRPSIGA; translated from the coding sequence ATGGCGCTGAGAATAGCGAAGAGGCATGTTAAGGCCCTGGTTGAGGTCCTTGAGGAGTCTGAGAGGGTAAAGCCCTTCCAGGTGGTGAAGAGGAGGGTGTTCTCCAAGTACGGCATCCTGGGGACAAGCTATGATCGCGTGTTCACCGCCCTCCTCTACAAGATGTACAGGCTCCAGGGTATATTGGATAGGATAGCGCGGGAGAGGCTCGGTGTCGAGCCCCGCCGACTCCCGGCGGGCCTCCGCCAGGGGGCCCGGCTCGCGGTGGTGCTAGCGGCCTTCGACGAGACAGGGGATGAGGAGCTGGCCAGGGCCATAGTAGATGGGCTCAGTAGGCTCCTCCGGCAGCGCTTCGGCGACAGAGCAGGGATGATAGGGAAGCTCTACAGAAGCCTCCTAAGGGAGCCCTGGAGCCCGCGGAGCAGGGTGGAGGAACTCGAGCTGCGATACCTCCTTCCAGGCCTCCTCATAGAGAGGCTTCAACGGCTACTAGGCAGCGAGGAGCTTGAGCGCTTCGCAGAGGCGGTGAACACCCGGAGGCCGACGCTGGGCTTCCGGGTGAACAGGCTGAAGTCCAGCGTAGACCGGGTGCTGCGGAGCCTCCGGGAGGCTGGCGTAGAGGCGTGGGCAAGCAGCCGGGTACCCTACCATGTCCGGTACCGCGGCCAGCTCGACTATAGGCGCTTCGAGCCCCTCGCGAAGGGGGAGGTGGTGCCCCAGGACGAGGCCAGCGCCGCTGCCGGCTGGCTGCTCGGGGCAGAGCCCGGCGAGCTTATTGTGGACATGTGCGCGGCGCCGGGAGGGAAGGCCACGCACCTAGCAGAGCTCTCCGGCAATATGGCTAGGATAATTGCGGTGGAGGTGTTCACTGACAGGATGGATAGACTGGTCGAGCTCGCCAAGCGGACCGGGACTATAGCCTCGATAGAGCCTGTGGTGGGCGACGCTACACGTGTAACCTACCTACTCCGCGGCCATGCTGACCGCGTACTGCTGGACCCACCCTGCACGAGCACCGGTGCGCTCGCCAAGCATCCCGAGGCTCGGTGGAGGCTCACAGAGGAGGGCATACAGAGGCAGGTGGAGCGGCAGCGCGCTATGCTCCTCCAGGCTGTAGAGGCTCTCCGGCCGGGCGGCCTCCTCCTCTACACGGTGTGCAGTGTACTGCCGGATGAGGGCGAGCATAATATAATATGGTTGCTCGAACGCAGGAGGGATGTGGAGCTGGTGCCGCTAGACGGGCCCTACGACCCCTCCCCGCTCCTCCCGGGCACCATGAGAGCCTGGCCCCACCGCCATGACACCGCCGGATTCTTCTACGCCCTCCTCCGCAAACGCCCGTCCATAGGAGCCTAG